A portion of the Caenorhabditis elegans chromosome III genome contains these proteins:
- the par-3 gene encoding PDZ domain-containing protein (Confirmed by transcript evidence): MHNGRGGRYDVCPPPPPPPYHFNHVHTPPSKVIVQQQKQQQKAHREPPPSYPASKMTTTNDNVTILAITDEANGGSTTPTYSQIQKQQHHYAQPLPYARKFDGGPSTPIASAFGSVTVNHQAHRAASPYNVGFARSNSRDFAPQPTHSKERRDSVVEVSSFDQIPQSGLRVSTPKPSRQSEDVIDGKPMNQPILRSSLRTEASGSRTEEATPVKQSRVTLSPEVEKKLAEQDERKSERRKHYDKNPGRFARGSDRKSRITDALLDARDRIADQLESQNPAEETKSQMIRVKIDQGPMPGTSLVTFPPIPEKSENEKQLGIEVNAVFDESSELPGTSEPTKLSSVQIMKIEDGGRIAKDGRIRVGDCIVAIDGKPVDQMSIIRVRASISDLAAVTSRPVTLIINRSLESFLEQESSAKPIQSALQQANTQYIGHTTVVELIKSSNGFGFTVTGRETAKGERLFYIGTVKPYGVALGHLKSGDRLLEINGTPTGQWTQSEIVEKLKETMVGEKIKFLVSRVSQSAIMSTSASSENKENEETLKVVEEEKIPQKLPLPALMTPPVPKDTPALSPSGASRFEIVIPFINGSSSAGLGVSLKARVSKKSNGSKVDCGIFIKNVMHGGAAFKEGGLRVDDRIVGVEDIDLEPLDNREAQAALAKKLKEVGMISSNVRLTISRYNECNPGQISRDLSRITVDASSPSPSSRMSSHTAPDSLLPSPATRGTSSSGADSSHSRQSSASSAVPAVPARLTERDSIVSDGTSRNDESELPDSADPFNREGLGRKSLSEKRGMGAAADPQHIKLFQDIKHQRQNSAPTSSTQKRSKSQPRSSSQRNYRSPMKLVDLPTTAAASASTNSQNLDDSDMLNRRSQSMESINRPVESILRGTGQIPTGSSSKVQFMQAASPDQHPFPPGAALLRLKNEESRSRDKSRRKSMGNAMRNFFGFGSKSRDASPEKTPTESVQLRSVERPKSIIDERNNGSSERAPPPLPPHQSQRRGSGGNVFVDYGEPYGLIPQYPHNTSKIMATSAQNGIRLISYTKNQSSSPPPPPPAGGLSPLQLGNSKFYSSYREPSITQRPRLPDMSRTPTLSSTIDTRPIAITRVGAQSSMKTNTFTDNRVPAVIHRSTRRPMSTMDYQHLMRTMSVPEYHHKPPVEVSRKPVERCVVSIPPNTMKTSPTINKFPNNQRDINRVAVVDVVTPTTITCSTRGSRTLAVEQSAPLRSSSPRTDHRRYGSQPLRPSNEANRSSSSPSVVRRPRPLTVGDGALRVEPLPLDHHQLGSNMPRRRSMRMLDLENSMVDRPDSLFQDTAVGSARLRLQQTSGEKPTRHVVEEPAARRANTVAEIRDRLIVFPSTRFPIAASSMRVSSAAQPLANSVNLRSVSNNKINDNSAERISLRARKKLHREAVTRSEFFLPPSYSNENIKLFNSLLPPSTSSIMTTKTPSPTTPKN; this comes from the exons ATGCATAACGGTCGTGGTGGTCGATATGACGTTTGCcctcctccaccaccaccaccctATCACTTTAACCATGTGCATACACCGCCGTCAAAAGTCATCGTCCAGCAGCAGAAACAGCAACAAAAAGCTCATCGAGAGCCGCCGCCGAGCTATCCTGCCTCCAAAATGACCACCACAAATGATAATGTTACG atcctGGCAATCACTGATGAAGCTAATGGCGGATCAACTACTCCAACGTattctcaaattcaaaaacaacagCATCACTATGCACAACCTCTACCATATGCTAGGAAATTCGATGGAGGACCATCAACACCGATTGCGAGTGcttttg gaAGCGTAACTGTCAACCATCAGGCTCACCGTGCTGCATCTCCATATAATGTCGGATTTGCAAGAAGCAATTCTCGAGACTTTGCGCCACAGCCAACACATTCGAAAGAACGACGCGACTCGGTTGTCGAAGTGAGCAGTTTTGATCAGATTCCACAATCTGGGCTTCGAGTATCGACACCGAAACCGAGCAGACAATCGGAGGATGTTATAGACGGAAAACCAATGAATCAACCGATTCTGCGATCCTCACTTAGAACTGAAGCTTCAGGAAGTCGTACCGAAGAAGCGACGCCTGTAAAACAATCCAGAGTTACGTTGAGCCCAGAAGTTGAGAAGAAGCTCGCCGAGCAGGATGAACGGAAAAGTGAACGTAGGAAACATTATGATAAGAATCCTGGACGATTTGCGAGAGGTTCTGATCGAAAATCAAGGATAACTGATGCTCTTTTGGATGCTCGTGACAGAATCGCCGATCAACTAGAAAGTCAGAATCCAGCAGAAGAGACGAAAAGTCAGATGATTCGAGTGAAAATTGATCAAGGTCCCATGCCAGGAACGTCGCTTGTCACTTTCCCACcgattccagaaaaatcagaaaacgaaAAGCAGTTGGGAATAGAGGTGAATGCAGTATTTGATGAATCATCTGAACTACCGGGAACATCAGAACCTACTAAACTTAGTTCTGTTCAAATTATGAAGATCGAAGATGGTGGTCGAATTGCAAAAGATGGACGGATACGAGTTGGTGATTGTATTGTTGCAATAGATGGAAAACCCGTTGATCAGATGTCCATTATTCGAGTACGTGCTTCAATCTCAGATCTTGCGGCGGTCACTTCACGTCCAGTTACTTTGATTATCAATCGATCATTGGAATCATTTCTTGAGCAGGAATCGTCGGCTAAGCCAATTCAATCGGCTCTACAACAGGCGAATACTCAATATATCGGGCATACGACAGTTGTTGAATTGATAAAGA gctcTAATGGATTTGGCTTCACTGTGACCGGACGTGAAACTGCAAAAGGAGAACGTCTATTCTACATTGGTACCGTTAAACCGTACGGAGTTGCTCTCGGTCATCTAAAATCTGGAGACAGACTTCTAGAGATCAATGGAACCCCGACGGGACAGTGGACGCAATCCGAGATTGTGGAAAAGTTGAAAGAGACGATGGTCGGTGAGAAGATAAAGTTTCTCGTGTCGAGAGTCTCTCAAAGTGCTATAATGAGCACGTCTGCTTCATCTGAGAATAAGGAAAATGAGGAGACACTGAAAGTTGTTGAAGAGGAGAAGATTCCACAGAAGCTTCCGTTACCGGCTCTTATGACACCTCCAGTACCAAAAGATACTCCAGCTCTGTCACCTTCCGGAGCATCACGATTTGAGATTGTGATTCCATTCATCAACGGATCAAGTTCCGCAGGGCTCGGAGTTAGTCTGAAGGCTCGagtatcgaaaaaatcaaatggatCAAAAGTGGATTGTGGAATCTTTATCAAGAATGTGATGCATGGAGGTGCTGCATTCAAAGAAGGAGGTCTACGAGTTGATGATCGAATTGTTGGAGTTGAGGATATCGATTTGGAGCCACTGGACAATCGGGAAGCTCAGGCGGCGTTGGCTAAGAAATTAAAAGAAGTTGGAATGATTAGCTCAAATGTGAGACTGACGATTAGCAGATACAATGAATGTAATCCTGGACAAATCTCAAGGGATTTATCAAGAATTACTGTGGATGCTTCATCACCATCACCTTCATCTCGAATGTCTTCGCATACAGCTCCAGATTCTTTACTTCCATCACCAGCAACTCGTGGAACATCGTCTAGTGGAGCAGATTCTTCTCACTCGAGGCAATCGTCCGCTTCATCAGCTGTTCCAGCAGTGCCTGCAAGACTAACTGAAAGGGATTCGATTGTTTCAGACGGAACAAGTCGGAATGATGAATCAGAACTTCCTGATTCGGCTGATCCGTTTAATCGGGAAGGTCTCGGAAGGAAAAGTCTCAGTGAAAAAAGAGGAATGGGAGCAGCTGCTGATCCACAGCACATCAAATTGTTCCAAGATATCAAACATCAGAGACAGAATAGTG CTCCGACGTCTTCAACTCAAAAACGAAGCAAATCTCAACCTCGATCTTCGTCACAACGGAACTACCGTAGTCCCATGAAGCTTGTAGATCTTCCGACAACTGCTGCGGCTTCTGCTTCTACGAATTCTCAGAATCTCGACGACTCTG ATATGCTGAATCGCCGTTCTCAGAGCATGGAAAGTATAAATCGGCCAGTGGAGAGCATTCTCCGTGGAACGGGGCAAATTCCAACAGGATCatcttcaaaagttcaatttatGCAAGCAGCGAGTCCTGATCAACATCCATTTCCACCTGGAGCCGCATTGCTTAGATTGAAGAATGAAGAGAGTCGATCAAGAGATAAATCAAGAAGAAAGAGTATgggaaa TGCGATGCGAAACTTCTTTGGATTCGGAAGCAAATCAAGAGATGCATCACCAGAAAAAACACCGACTGAATCAGTTCAATTAAGATCTGTAGAACGACCTAAATCAATAATTGATGAAAGAAATAATGGATCATCTGAACGTGCTCCACCTCCTCTACCACCACATCAATCACAACGACGTGGAAGTGGTGGAAATGTATTTGTAGATTATGGTGAACCATATGGACTCATTCCACAGTATCCCCATAATACG TCAAAAATCATGGCAACAAGTGCCCAAAACGGTATTCGTCTTATTTCCTATACAAAGAATCAATCTTCATcaccacctccacctccacctGCGGGAGGATTATCTCCACTTCAACtggggaattcaaaattctattCCAGCTATCGAGAACCTTCTATAACTCAACGGCCTAG ACTTCCGGATATGAGTCGTACGCCGACTCTGAGCTCTACGATCGATACGCGGCCCATCGCTATCACCCGCGTGGGGGCCCAATCATCGATGAAGACGAATACATTTACAGACAACAGAGTACCAGCGGTAATTCACCGATCAACACGTCGTCCTATGTCAACTATGGATTACCAGC atctAATGCGTACCATGTCGGTTCCCGAATACCACCACAAACCTCCAGTGGAAGTATCTCGAAAACCAGTGGAGCGATGCGTCGTGTCTATCCCGCCGAATACGATGAAGACGTCGCCTACCATCAACAAATTCCCCAACAATCAACGAGATATCAACAGGGTAGCGGTAGTGGACGTGGTAACGCCGACTACCATCACATGTTCAACTCGTGGTTCGCGTACACTGGCGGTGGAGCAGTCGGCGCCGCTCCGGTCATCAAGTCCTCGTACGGATCATCGCCGGTACGGATCGCAGCCGCTTCGGCCATCGAACGAGGCGAATCGTTCGTCGTCGAGCCCGTCAGTGGTTCGTCGGCCTCGGCCACTGACCGTCGGGGACGGAGCACTTCGAGTGGAGCCGTTGCCTCTGGATCATCATCAACTGGGTTCCAATATGCCGCGAAGGAGAAGTATGCGGATGCtcgatctggaaaattcaatggTGGATCGACCCGACTCTTTATTCCAAGACACGGCGGTGGGCTCAGCGCGGCTGCGTTTGCAACAAACTTCGGGGGAGAAGCCTACGAGACACGTGGTGGAGGAGCCGGCGGCTCGCCGAGCCAATACCGTCGCAGAGATCAGGGACCGCCTCATCGTTTTCCCCAGTACTAG atttccaatAGCTGCCTCATCAATGCGTGTATCATCAGCGGCACAACCGCTTGCGAATTCTGTAAACCTACGATCTGTatcaaataataaaatcaaCGATAATTCCGCTGAGCGAATCTCATTAAG agcCAGAAAGAAGCTTCATCGAGAAGCAGTAACACGAAGCGAGTTCTTCTTGCCACCGTCGTATTCAAATGAGAATATCAAACTGTTCAACAGTCTCCTTCCGCCATCCACATCAAGTATCATGACAACAAAGACCCCGTCACCTACGACgccgaaaaattaa
- the par-3 gene encoding PDZ domain-containing protein (Confirmed by transcript evidence) codes for MHNGRGGRYDVCPPPPPPPYHFNHVHTPPSKVIVQQQKQQQKAHREPPPSYPASKMTTTNDNVTILAITDEANGGSTTPTYSQIQKQQHHYAQPLPYARKFDGGPSTPIASAFGSVTVNHQAHRAASPYNVGFARSNSRDFAPQPTHSKERRDSVVEVSSFDQIPQSGLRVSTPKPSRQSEDVIDGKPMNQPILRSSLRTEASGSRTEEATPVKQSRVTLSPEVEKKLAEQDERKSERRKHYDKNPGRFARGSDRKSRITDALLDARDRIADQLESQNPAEETKSQMIRVKIDQGPMPGTSLVTFPPIPEKSENEKQLGIEVNAVFDESSELPGTSEPTKLSSVQIMKIEDGGRIAKDGRIRVGDCIVAIDGKPVDQMSIIRVRASISDLAAVTSRPVTLIINRSLESFLEQESSAKPIQSALQQANTQYIGHTTVVELIKSSNGFGFTVTGRETAKGERLFYIGTVKPYGVALGHLKSGDRLLEINGTPTGQWTQSEIVEKLKETMVGEKIKFLVSRVSQSAIMSTSASSENKENEETLKVVEEEKIPQKLPLPALMTPPVPKDTPALSPSGASRFEIVIPFINGSSSAGLGVSLKARVSKKSNGSKVDCGIFIKNVMHGGAAFKEGGLRVDDRIVGVEDIDLEPLDNREAQAALAKKLKEVGMISSNVRLTISRYNECNPGQISRDLSRITVDASSPSPSSRMSSHTAPDSLLPSPATRGTSSSGADSSHSRQSSASSAVPAVPARLTERDSIVSDGTSRNDESELPDSADPFNREGLGRKSLSEKRGMGAAADPQHIKLFQDIKHQRQNSAPTSSTQKRSKSQPRSSSQRNYRSPMKLVDLPTTAAASASTNSQNLDDSDMLNRRSQSMESINRPVESILRGTGQIPTGSSSKVQFMQAASPDQHPFPPGAALLRLKNEESRSRDKSRRKSMGNPFSAMRNFFGFGSKSRDASPEKTPTESVQLRSVERPKSIIDERNNGSSERAPPPLPPHQSQRRGSGGNVFVDYGEPYGLIPQYPHNTTSGYESYADSELYDRYAAHRYHPRGGPIIDEDEYIYRQQSTSGNSPINTSSYVNYGLPASNAYHVGSRIPPQTSSGSISKTSGAMRRVYPAEYDEDVAYHQQIPQQSTRYQQGSGSGRGNADYHHMFNSWFAYTGGGAVGAAPVIKSSYGSSPVRIAAASAIERGESFVVEPVSGSSASATDRRGRSTSSGAVASGSSSTGFQYAAKEKYADARSGKFNGGSTRLFIPRHGGGLSAAAFATNFGGEAYETRGGGAGGSPSQYRRRDQGPPHRFPQY; via the exons ATGCATAACGGTCGTGGTGGTCGATATGACGTTTGCcctcctccaccaccaccaccctATCACTTTAACCATGTGCATACACCGCCGTCAAAAGTCATCGTCCAGCAGCAGAAACAGCAACAAAAAGCTCATCGAGAGCCGCCGCCGAGCTATCCTGCCTCCAAAATGACCACCACAAATGATAATGTTACG atcctGGCAATCACTGATGAAGCTAATGGCGGATCAACTACTCCAACGTattctcaaattcaaaaacaacagCATCACTATGCACAACCTCTACCATATGCTAGGAAATTCGATGGAGGACCATCAACACCGATTGCGAGTGcttttg gaAGCGTAACTGTCAACCATCAGGCTCACCGTGCTGCATCTCCATATAATGTCGGATTTGCAAGAAGCAATTCTCGAGACTTTGCGCCACAGCCAACACATTCGAAAGAACGACGCGACTCGGTTGTCGAAGTGAGCAGTTTTGATCAGATTCCACAATCTGGGCTTCGAGTATCGACACCGAAACCGAGCAGACAATCGGAGGATGTTATAGACGGAAAACCAATGAATCAACCGATTCTGCGATCCTCACTTAGAACTGAAGCTTCAGGAAGTCGTACCGAAGAAGCGACGCCTGTAAAACAATCCAGAGTTACGTTGAGCCCAGAAGTTGAGAAGAAGCTCGCCGAGCAGGATGAACGGAAAAGTGAACGTAGGAAACATTATGATAAGAATCCTGGACGATTTGCGAGAGGTTCTGATCGAAAATCAAGGATAACTGATGCTCTTTTGGATGCTCGTGACAGAATCGCCGATCAACTAGAAAGTCAGAATCCAGCAGAAGAGACGAAAAGTCAGATGATTCGAGTGAAAATTGATCAAGGTCCCATGCCAGGAACGTCGCTTGTCACTTTCCCACcgattccagaaaaatcagaaaacgaaAAGCAGTTGGGAATAGAGGTGAATGCAGTATTTGATGAATCATCTGAACTACCGGGAACATCAGAACCTACTAAACTTAGTTCTGTTCAAATTATGAAGATCGAAGATGGTGGTCGAATTGCAAAAGATGGACGGATACGAGTTGGTGATTGTATTGTTGCAATAGATGGAAAACCCGTTGATCAGATGTCCATTATTCGAGTACGTGCTTCAATCTCAGATCTTGCGGCGGTCACTTCACGTCCAGTTACTTTGATTATCAATCGATCATTGGAATCATTTCTTGAGCAGGAATCGTCGGCTAAGCCAATTCAATCGGCTCTACAACAGGCGAATACTCAATATATCGGGCATACGACAGTTGTTGAATTGATAAAGA gctcTAATGGATTTGGCTTCACTGTGACCGGACGTGAAACTGCAAAAGGAGAACGTCTATTCTACATTGGTACCGTTAAACCGTACGGAGTTGCTCTCGGTCATCTAAAATCTGGAGACAGACTTCTAGAGATCAATGGAACCCCGACGGGACAGTGGACGCAATCCGAGATTGTGGAAAAGTTGAAAGAGACGATGGTCGGTGAGAAGATAAAGTTTCTCGTGTCGAGAGTCTCTCAAAGTGCTATAATGAGCACGTCTGCTTCATCTGAGAATAAGGAAAATGAGGAGACACTGAAAGTTGTTGAAGAGGAGAAGATTCCACAGAAGCTTCCGTTACCGGCTCTTATGACACCTCCAGTACCAAAAGATACTCCAGCTCTGTCACCTTCCGGAGCATCACGATTTGAGATTGTGATTCCATTCATCAACGGATCAAGTTCCGCAGGGCTCGGAGTTAGTCTGAAGGCTCGagtatcgaaaaaatcaaatggatCAAAAGTGGATTGTGGAATCTTTATCAAGAATGTGATGCATGGAGGTGCTGCATTCAAAGAAGGAGGTCTACGAGTTGATGATCGAATTGTTGGAGTTGAGGATATCGATTTGGAGCCACTGGACAATCGGGAAGCTCAGGCGGCGTTGGCTAAGAAATTAAAAGAAGTTGGAATGATTAGCTCAAATGTGAGACTGACGATTAGCAGATACAATGAATGTAATCCTGGACAAATCTCAAGGGATTTATCAAGAATTACTGTGGATGCTTCATCACCATCACCTTCATCTCGAATGTCTTCGCATACAGCTCCAGATTCTTTACTTCCATCACCAGCAACTCGTGGAACATCGTCTAGTGGAGCAGATTCTTCTCACTCGAGGCAATCGTCCGCTTCATCAGCTGTTCCAGCAGTGCCTGCAAGACTAACTGAAAGGGATTCGATTGTTTCAGACGGAACAAGTCGGAATGATGAATCAGAACTTCCTGATTCGGCTGATCCGTTTAATCGGGAAGGTCTCGGAAGGAAAAGTCTCAGTGAAAAAAGAGGAATGGGAGCAGCTGCTGATCCACAGCACATCAAATTGTTCCAAGATATCAAACATCAGAGACAGAATAGTG CTCCGACGTCTTCAACTCAAAAACGAAGCAAATCTCAACCTCGATCTTCGTCACAACGGAACTACCGTAGTCCCATGAAGCTTGTAGATCTTCCGACAACTGCTGCGGCTTCTGCTTCTACGAATTCTCAGAATCTCGACGACTCTG ATATGCTGAATCGCCGTTCTCAGAGCATGGAAAGTATAAATCGGCCAGTGGAGAGCATTCTCCGTGGAACGGGGCAAATTCCAACAGGATCatcttcaaaagttcaatttatGCAAGCAGCGAGTCCTGATCAACATCCATTTCCACCTGGAGCCGCATTGCTTAGATTGAAGAATGAAGAGAGTCGATCAAGAGATAAATCAAGAAGAAAGAGTATgggaaa CCCTTTCAGTGCGATGCGAAACTTCTTTGGATTCGGAAGCAAATCAAGAGATGCATCACCAGAAAAAACACCGACTGAATCAGTTCAATTAAGATCTGTAGAACGACCTAAATCAATAATTGATGAAAGAAATAATGGATCATCTGAACGTGCTCCACCTCCTCTACCACCACATCAATCACAACGACGTGGAAGTGGTGGAAATGTATTTGTAGATTATGGTGAACCATATGGACTCATTCCACAGTATCCCCATAATACG ACTTCCGGATATGAGTCGTACGCCGACTCTGAGCTCTACGATCGATACGCGGCCCATCGCTATCACCCGCGTGGGGGCCCAATCATCGATGAAGACGAATACATTTACAGACAACAGAGTACCAGCGGTAATTCACCGATCAACACGTCGTCCTATGTCAACTATGGATTACCAGC atctAATGCGTACCATGTCGGTTCCCGAATACCACCACAAACCTCCAGTGGAAGTATCTCGAAAACCAGTGGAGCGATGCGTCGTGTCTATCCCGCCGAATACGATGAAGACGTCGCCTACCATCAACAAATTCCCCAACAATCAACGAGATATCAACAGGGTAGCGGTAGTGGACGTGGTAACGCCGACTACCATCACATGTTCAACTCGTGGTTCGCGTACACTGGCGGTGGAGCAGTCGGCGCCGCTCCGGTCATCAAGTCCTCGTACGGATCATCGCCGGTACGGATCGCAGCCGCTTCGGCCATCGAACGAGGCGAATCGTTCGTCGTCGAGCCCGTCAGTGGTTCGTCGGCCTCGGCCACTGACCGTCGGGGACGGAGCACTTCGAGTGGAGCCGTTGCCTCTGGATCATCATCAACTGGGTTCCAATATGCCGCGAAGGAGAAGTATGCGGATGCtcgatctggaaaattcaatggTGGATCGACCCGACTCTTTATTCCAAGACACGGCGGTGGGCTCAGCGCGGCTGCGTTTGCAACAAACTTCGGGGGAGAAGCCTACGAGACACGTGGTGGAGGAGCCGGCGGCTCGCCGAGCCAATACCGTCGCAGAGATCAGGGACCGCCTCATCGTTTTCCCCAGTACTAG